From one Dysidea avara chromosome 9, odDysAvar1.4, whole genome shotgun sequence genomic stretch:
- the LOC136267310 gene encoding syntaxin-18-like isoform X2, translating to MKQISKLRDFLLEHRKNYIDTSGHLVSSTHTGMTDAERDSIDSEAQQYMKLCTDAIKQLGDYGSVENIPTQAQIYHKEVQSLLESFLKEVCRLYSEQRAVRVKRIVERKQISRLLPRSYQLKATGASNEDSSSSPEDKPEPSDSKTEPNGEDTKPAAAAVAVTTTATEEDNFTSKLSAEELNELEQENQLMFSELNSVADEVKQIEGKVVEISQLVDVFSEKILQQSEIIDTVADMAVEATENVKGGNEEVRQAIKNRASFRAWILFILIVCSFSLLFLDWYS from the exons ATGAAACAAATTAGTAAGTTGCGCGATTTTCTTCTGGAACACAGGAAAAATTACATAGACACTTCTGG TCACTTGGTCTCCAGTACACACACTGGTATGACAGACGCTGAAAGAGATTCCATTGACAGTGAAGCTCAGCAGTACATGAAGTTGTGTACAGATGCCATCAAACAGTTAGGGGACTATG GCTCAGTGGAAAACATTCCCACCCAAGCCCAGATTTACCACAAGGAAGTTCAGAGTCTCTTGGAAAGTTTTCTAAAAG AGGTTTGCAGACTCTATAGTGAGCAGAGGGCGGTAAGAGTCAAGAGGATTGTGGAAAGAAAGCAAAT CTCAAGATTATTGCCACGGTCATACCAATTAAAAGCCACAGGTGCTAGTAATGAAGATAGTTCTTCATCACCTGAGGATAAACCCGAACCCAGTGACAGTAAAACTGAACCCAATG GTGAAGATACAAAACCAGCTGCTGCTGCAGTAGCAGTAACAACTACAGCAACTGAAGAAGATAATTTTACTTCAAAATTGAGTGCTGAAGAGTTGAATGAG TTAGAACAGGAAAACCAGTTGATGTTCTCGGAGTTGAATAGTGTGGCAGATGAAGTGAAGCAGATCGAAGGAAAAGTGGTTGAAATCTCTCAACTAGTGGATGTGTTTTCAGAGAAAATCCTCCAGCAG TCAGAGATTATTGATACTGTCGCTGATATGGCTGTAGAGGCTACTGAAAATGTTAAAGGTGGAAATGAAGAAGTTAGACAG GCTATCAAGAACAGAGCCAGTTTTAGAGCATGGATATTGTTCATTCTCATTGTATGTTCATTTTCTCTGTTATTCTTAGACTGGTACAGCTGA
- the LOC136267310 gene encoding syntaxin-18-like isoform X1 produces the protein MDVTEVFKAVVKTLRLKARAEGDSLSSSLSLKPTRHTSTFSSQAKDVMKQISKLRDFLLEHRKNYIDTSGHLVSSTHTGMTDAERDSIDSEAQQYMKLCTDAIKQLGDYGSVENIPTQAQIYHKEVQSLLESFLKEVCRLYSEQRAVRVKRIVERKQISRLLPRSYQLKATGASNEDSSSSPEDKPEPSDSKTEPNGEDTKPAAAAVAVTTTATEEDNFTSKLSAEELNELEQENQLMFSELNSVADEVKQIEGKVVEISQLVDVFSEKILQQSEIIDTVADMAVEATENVKGGNEEVRQAIKNRASFRAWILFILIVCSFSLLFLDWYS, from the exons ATGGATGTTACGGAG GTATTCAAAGCGGTGGTTAAGACTCTTCGCTTGAAGGCCAGAGCAGAAGGCGACTCTTTGTCTTCAAGTCTTTCTTTAAAGCCAACACGACACACGAGCACCTTTTCATCCCAAGCAAAAGACGTG ATGAAACAAATTAGTAAGTTGCGCGATTTTCTTCTGGAACACAGGAAAAATTACATAGACACTTCTGG TCACTTGGTCTCCAGTACACACACTGGTATGACAGACGCTGAAAGAGATTCCATTGACAGTGAAGCTCAGCAGTACATGAAGTTGTGTACAGATGCCATCAAACAGTTAGGGGACTATG GCTCAGTGGAAAACATTCCCACCCAAGCCCAGATTTACCACAAGGAAGTTCAGAGTCTCTTGGAAAGTTTTCTAAAAG AGGTTTGCAGACTCTATAGTGAGCAGAGGGCGGTAAGAGTCAAGAGGATTGTGGAAAGAAAGCAAAT CTCAAGATTATTGCCACGGTCATACCAATTAAAAGCCACAGGTGCTAGTAATGAAGATAGTTCTTCATCACCTGAGGATAAACCCGAACCCAGTGACAGTAAAACTGAACCCAATG GTGAAGATACAAAACCAGCTGCTGCTGCAGTAGCAGTAACAACTACAGCAACTGAAGAAGATAATTTTACTTCAAAATTGAGTGCTGAAGAGTTGAATGAG TTAGAACAGGAAAACCAGTTGATGTTCTCGGAGTTGAATAGTGTGGCAGATGAAGTGAAGCAGATCGAAGGAAAAGTGGTTGAAATCTCTCAACTAGTGGATGTGTTTTCAGAGAAAATCCTCCAGCAG TCAGAGATTATTGATACTGTCGCTGATATGGCTGTAGAGGCTACTGAAAATGTTAAAGGTGGAAATGAAGAAGTTAGACAG GCTATCAAGAACAGAGCCAGTTTTAGAGCATGGATATTGTTCATTCTCATTGTATGTTCATTTTCTCTGTTATTCTTAGACTGGTACAGCTGA
- the LOC136267306 gene encoding phosphatidylinositol 4-kinase beta-like: MMSAIIEGWPDSKRLSQPGKPVAVSNGRHHLEVPNMKDSGQTHAPKENHSQQDDKSGREEVDCFPICLSLRKNTDCELPQPENCWLMRLFESTLFDMSIAIGYLFNSKEPAVQKYLGNRLFGFRNEDVDFYLPQLINMYIHVDGLSDALHKYFLHRCRSSVMFSLRVCWLLSANGRNSWLPSDEGARTSILLHLLKTEQIRPQPIARPGVVRSVSDKSGSSSTTRHHRSFSSSSLARLTPLFRRSKKSRYGEVTSGRAFDTGCRCVLPTLPHELATYPHCSCSAPRLAAQDAFVRCLGNICKKLQQHNTKELKTAQLFGELSQLNLNFPARVAVPFRNSDHQVVRIPSSEAVVLNSKTKAPYLVHIEVLTCEDTYLSPLPTKQLEYSVYSVNLTPQQAKVCVRSEGTSPPDLRMHTGGSDVEDDTSSKEQAHLLNDSPSNDSDSDEVVSFCVADVRERLKEVSCVPFNTFARDPEDPSASAMKEPWSDKEARIRALSPYGHFPNWKLLSVIMKWGDDLRQECLASQLLEQFKLVWDQEKVAVWIRPYKVVVMSGDGGLIEPICNAISLHQVKKQSKSSTLLQYFYSEFGPPNSEGFLTAQRNFVASCAAYCLISYFVQVKDRHNGNILLDSEGHLIHIDFGFILTNSPGNNLGFESSPFKLTQEFVEVMGGVDSDMFKYFKILMLKGFMAARKHNDKFIQLVEIMQPGSQLPCFRNGYSGVTALRERFHMRLTEEQVEVLVNTMIESSMNSLTTKLYDGFQYFTNGIF; the protein is encoded by the exons ATGATGTCGGCAATAATAGAGGGCTGGCCTGATAGCAAGCGCTTGAGCCAGCCGGGAAAACCTGTCGCAGTAAGCAATGGTAGGCATCATTTAGAAGTACCGAATATGAAAGATTCTGGACAAACACACGCTCCAAAAGAAAACCATTCTCAACAGGACGACAAAAGCGGTAGAGAAGAAGTTGACTGTTTTCCAATTTGTCTTTCGTTACGTAAGAATACAGACTGTGAACTACCACAGCCTGAAAACTGTTGGCTAATGAGGCTATTTGAATCAACACTATTTGACATGTCAATAGCAATTGGTTATCTCTTTAACTCAAAGGAACCTGCTGTACAAAAGTATCTTGGAAACAGGCTATTT GGGTTTAGAAATGAAGATGTTGACTTCTATCTACCTCAATTGAT TAACATGTATATTCATGTGGATGGCCTCTCTGATGCACTGCATAAATACTTCTTACATCGATGCAGAAGTAGCGTCATGTTCTCACTTAGG GTTTGTTGGTTGTTAAGTGCTAATGGTAGAAATAGCTGGTTGCCATCCGATGAAGGTGCCAGGACTTCAATTCTTCTTCACTTATTAAAGACAGAGCAGATACGACCACAACCCATTGCAAG GCCTGGTGTTGTAAGGTCAGTTTCTGATAAGAGTGGGTCTTCCTCCACAACAAGGCATCATCGGTCATTTTCATCCTCATCGCTTGCAAGACTAACACCACTCTTCAGACGGAGCAAAAAG TCACGTTACGGAGAAGTTACTTCAGGTAGAGCCTTCGACACTGGTTGTAGATGTGTATTACCAACATTACCACATGAGCTGGCCACCTACCCACACTGTAGTTGTTCG GCACCTAGGCTGGCTGCTCAAGATGCATTTGTCAGGTGCCTTGGTAACATCTGCAAGAAACTTCAGCAACACAATACTAAAGAACTAAAAA CTGCTCAGTTGTTTGGGGAACTGTCACAACTTAATCTCAACTTTCCTGCTCGTGTGGCAGTACCGTTTAGAAATAGTGATCACCAGGTGGTAAGAATACCAAGCTCTGAGGCTGTTGTGCTGAATTCTAAGaccaag GCTCCGTATTTAGTACACATTGAAGTACTCACATGTGAAGACACATATCTATCTCCTCTGCCAACcaaacaattagaatacagtGTGTATAGTGTCAATCT CACACCACAACAAGCTAAGGTTTGTGTCCGATCTGAAGGGACGTCACCACCGGACTTGAGG ATGCACACTGGTGGGAGTGATGTAGAGGATGACACAAGTAGTAAAGAACAAGCTCATTTGTTGAATGATTCTCCAAGCAATGACTCAGATAGCGATGAG GTGGTATCGTTTTGTGTGGCTGATGTCAGGGAAAGGTTAAAGGAGGTGTCCTGTGTTCCATTCAATACTTTTGCAAGGGATCCTGAGGATCCTTCAG CATCAGCCATGAAGGAGCCATGGTCAGACAAGGAGGCAAGAATCAGAGCCCTCTCACCATATGGACACTTCCCCAATTGGA AACTATTGTCAGTGATAATGAAGTGGGGAGATGACCTGAGACAAGAGTGTTTAGCCTCACAACTACTGGAACAGTTCAAG CTTGTCTGGGACCAGGAGAAAGTTGCTGTATGGATTAGACC GTACAAAGTTGTTGTAATGTCAGGGGATGGTGGTTTAATTGAACCTATCTGTAATGCAATCTCACTGCATCAAGTGAAGAAACAAAGCAAGTCATCTACTTTGTTACAATACTTCTACTCT GAATTTGGGCCTCCTAATTCTGAAGGATTTTTAACAGCACAGCGAAACTTTGTGGCCAGCTGTGCAGCCTATTGCCTCATATCATATTTTGTTCAAGTAAAAGATCG ACATAATGGTAATATTTTATTGGATTCAGAGGGTCACCTGATACATATTGATTTTGGGTTTATCCTTACAAATTCTCCCGGCAACAACCTGGGGTTTGAGAGCTCGCCTTTTAAACTGACACAAGAATTTGTAGAG GTTATGGGAGGTGTTGATAGTGACATGTTCAAGTACTTCAAGATACTGATGTTGAAGGGGTTCATGGCTGCTCGTAAACACAACGACAAATTTATCCAACTAGTCGAAATAATGCAACCAG GTTCTCAACTCCCATGCTTCAGAAATGGTTACTCCGGTGTCACTGCTTTGAGAGAACGTTTCCATATGAGACTAACTGAGGAGCAGGTTGAAGTACTGGTCAATACGATGATTGAGTCTAGTATGAACTCATTGACTACTAAGTTATATGATGGTTTTCAATATTTCacgaatggaattttttaa
- the LOC136267304 gene encoding EF-hand calcium-binding domain-containing protein 5-like, translated as MEIVEEQAALDETVLRHVKSAAKKWQGYHRTKYKPKLDRTVSSRHLMKKQQEKAKLRLAVDMLAKEWLEAQTFDLDSRAYLIDKLLPTLILGLEKLLIEVGQRPPEKHFNPINYLAQYLMRNNPRYSNFPEASPYARGLRQVYEELRQKILNEDKLIAMKAEMQRRREEAIEMEKKQKELERRREIIAEHCAQWNGEHDETIATNPVYRMLKSFDDSQFADSLSPTTISDSSESVFNDQEQFVSYVWDYAKELSTEEQFSSFVHHMELCAQEHQSKQLIKTVWLILADIFDHCDEEKSGLLDRPRVLLLLAKYYDSFPAEVRCQYLNPRHWPLAEIPEVEEEEQWQEELRLSSSEEISTPINDSRPDTRILCISRARELSGMRRWPVATPTGPGQSWDHEYLTKEQFTQLLKLFLSENETVEAAEQLSKYMKENFAETEDERASRVKQAEMLRYAAYREKQFNALFDFWDVNCSGRVAMSQIHEVLLRQKEFTGNENIEVEELSDQELSRALSRREFCDYLDNLIGHETSASFDKIMEFLFSAVKVTFEEERRSKKRQQWLEKITDTGKTSGLTMIPAYTAACGIIEEDAKEFGKEKMISAYIGECLASKELLEFVASSSHCQEVVVGQTLHKKHRQVSFQAVDSGDQLHISGVQMVPEVYFFSPDIRVNPDGYTGSLVVTPISSSHSGTIATLNIDSLIFNEEDTNPYIEFEAHECQFYKGVCVLLGELFDLINSRRKLVYITQSCFCWLQRRCGSVLQECGLYLVEPLPQAELEQLRENDDKFVLRNPLLIRDGTQKPDMDCQRMYQKDNLFKGYLYQCVRTSGTTMAEAYGSTHWAYPVRNQTGCAVAVIDLGVKRDMKMSYAQNREVMRIMKLLSMAYHKLLERGETPQSEVDLLFDQVMLSELKGTLDVLNSRVFAELRSYVDPPPIVNQITKALLAVFDPEKSSGEWNSYKSSLSLEIVKMMQDYDPLHTTEPAACFTRLQDAMQPIASDSVFQQGSLPALHLYNWLSVCLSLLEHASKMADNT; from the exons ATGGAGATAGTTGAGGAACAGGCGGCGCTGGATGAGACTGTTTTGAGGCACGTAAAATCTGCTGCTAAGAAATGGCAGGGCTACCATCGCACCAAGTACAAGCCCAAGTTAGACAGGACAGTTTCGTCTCGCCATTTAATGAAGAAGCAACAAGAAAAAGCGAAGCTAAGGCTCGCAGTGGATATGCTAGCAAAAGAATGGCTGGAGGCGCAGACTTTTGACCTGGACTCACGTGCATATTTAATAGACAAGCTGTTGCCCACACTTATTCTAGGCCTGGAGAAACTTTTAATTGAAGTTGGCCAACGTCCACCAGAGAAACACTTTAACCCCATCAACTACTTAGCTCAATATTTGATGAGAAACAATCCACGTTATAGCAACTTTCCTGAGGCCTCTCCATATGCAAGGGGACTAAGACAAGTTTATGAAGAATTACGACAGAAAATTCTTAATGAAGATAAGCTAATAGCAATGAAGGCAGAGATGCAGAGGAGAAGAGAAGAGGCCATTGAAATGGAGAAGAAACAGAAAGAATTAGAACGTCGCAGAGAAATAATAGCTGAACATTGTGCTCAATGGAATGGTGAACATGATGAAACGATAGCTACTAATCCA GTTTACAGGATGTTGAAGTCATTTGATGATAGTCAGTTTGCTGATAGTTTGTCTCCCACCACTATAAGTGACAGCAGTGAATCTGTTTTTAATGATCAAGAACAGTTTGTGTCT TATGTATGGGACTATGCTAAGGAGCTTTCTACTGAAGAACAATTCTCCAGTTTCGTTCATCACATGGAGCTATGTGCTCAAGAACACCAAAGTAAACAACTCATAAAGACAGTATG GCTGATCCTTGCTGATATATTTGACCACTGTGATGAAGAAAAG TCAGGTTTACTGGACCGTCCACGAGTGCTTCTCTTGTTGGCAAAATATTATGACTCATTTCCTGCAGAAGTTAGATGTCAATATCTCAACCCCAGACACT GGCCACTGGCAGAGATTCCTGAGGTTGAGGAAGAGGAACAATGGCAGGAGGAGCTACGACTTAGCAGTAGTGAGGAAATATCAACACCAATAAATGACAGTCGACCAGACACTAGGATCTTGTGTATATCAAGAGCTAGGGAGTTGTCAG GCATGCGTAGGTGGCCAGTTGCCACTCCAACAGGACCAGGACAGTCTTGGGACCATGAGTACCTCACCAAAGAACAGTTCACCCAGCTGTTGAAATTATTCCTGTCAGAAAATGAAACAGT TGAAGCTGCTGAGCAACTCTCTAAATACATGAAAGAAAACTTTGCTGAGACAGAAGATGAAAGAGCTTCCAGGGTCAAACAG GCCGAGATGTTGCGATATGCTGCTTACAGAGAAAAGCAGTTTAATGCTCTGTTTGATTTCTGGGATGTGAACTGTTCTGGACGTGTAGCCATGAGCCAGATCCATGAAGTGCTGTTGAGACAGAAAGAATTCactggcaatgaaaatattgaagTGGAAG AGCTGAGTGACCAGGAACTGAGCCGTGCACTGTCGAGAAGAGAATTCTGTGATTACCTTGATAACTTAATTGGCCACGAAACTTCAGCATCATTTGATAAGATCATGGAATTTCTATTCTCTGCTGTGAAA GTGACATTTGAAGAAGAAAGAAGGAGTAAGAAGAGGCAACAATGGTTGGAGAAGATCACCGATACTGGCAAGACTAGTGGCCTCACTATGATACCAGCCTACACTGCTGCATGTGGCATCATCGAAGAG GATGCCAAAGAGTTTGGGAAAGAGAAGATGATCAGTGCATACATCGGTGAATGTCTGGCATCCAAAGAGTTGCTAGAATTTGTTGCTAGTTCAAGTCACTGCCAAGAAGTTGTTGTTGGTCAGACACTCCACAAGAAACATCGTCAA GTCAGTTTTCAAGCAGTTGATAGTGGTGATCAGCTACACATATCTGGAGTACAGATGGTACCTGAAGTCTACTTTTTCTCACCAGACATCAGAGTGAACCCAGAT GGGTATACTGGCTCTCTGGTGGTCACCCCAATCTCCAGCAGTCATAGTGGTACAATAGCAACACTTAATATAGACAGTTTGATATTTAATGAAGAGGATACTAATCCATACATTGAATTTGAGGCTCACGAATGTCAATTCTATAAG GGTGTTTGTGTGCTATTGGGAGAATTGTTTGACTTGATCAATTCCCGACGTAAGCTGGTCTACATTACCCAGTCTTGTTTCTGCTGGTTGCAAAGGAGGTGTGGCAGTGTACTGCAGGAATGTGGGCTCTACCTAGTTGAGCCCCTCCCACAAGCTGAACTGGAACAACTACGA GAAAATGATGACAAATTTGTACTACGTAATCCATTGCTTATCCGAGATGGCACACAAAAGCCAGACATGGATTGCCAACGAATGTACCAAAAAGATAATCTCTTCAA GGGTTATTTGTATCAGTGTGTGAGGACTAGTGGTACTACTATGGCTGAAGCCTATGGCTCCACTCATTGGGCGTATCCAGTCAGAAATCAGACAGGATGTGCTGTGGCTGTGATTGATCTGGGAGTGAAACGTGACATGAAAATGAGCTATGCACAAAACAGAGAAGTGATGAGAATAATGAAATTGTTATCCATGGCCTATCACAAGCTACTGGAGCGTGGAGAAA CTCCCCAGTCTGAAGTAGACTTGCTCTTTGACCAAGTTATGTTGTCGGAACTGAAGGGAACATTAGATGTGTTAAATTCAAGAGTTTTTGCCGAGTTGAGAAGTTATGTGGACCCTCCACCCATTGTAAACCAGATCACCAAGGCCTTGTTGGCTGTGTTTGACCCAGAGAAAAGTTCTGGAGAATGGAACAGCTATAAGTCG AGTCTAAGTTTAGAGATAGTAAAGATGATGCAGGATTATGATCCATTGCACACAACTGAACCAGCCGCTTGTTTTACTAGACTACAAGATGCCATGCAGCCAATCGCCAGTGACAGTGTATTCCAACAAGGCTCCCTTCCAGCACTACACTTGTACAACTGgttgtctgtgtgtctgtcacTATTGGAACATGCCAGTAAAATGGCTGACAACACATAA
- the LOC136267311 gene encoding N-alpha-acetyltransferase 60-like produces MHCPQPNIEIVHLNETHRESVESLCEECFPIHYPDWWYNNILSDRVQFSIGAFSDVHLVGMIVAEYQSPREAREQGKISYSCSNYSVLYIISLGVRSEYRRQGIARKLICLLLDSLNTNCKLVYLHVQSTNDVAINFYQWQNFQEYSKVPGYYTINDTPADALVYTYPIHGGPTELVPWTDLFLNSIYMMYDWTYTQFQKLFSYVKENFT; encoded by the coding sequence ATGCATTGTCCTCAACCGAACATTGAAATCGTACACTTGAACGAGACGCACAGAGAAAGTGTAGAGAGTTTGTGTGAAGAATGCTTCCCAATTCATTATCCTGACTGGTGGTACAATAACATATTGTCAGATCGTGTACAGTTCTCTATCGGCGCCTTCAGCGATGTCCATCTAGTTGGAATGATTGTTGCTGAATACCAGAGCCCAAGAGAAGCACGGGAACAAGGGAAGATATCATACAGTTGTTCCAACTACTCCGTATTATACATTATCAGTCTTGGAGTAAGGTCTGAGTACAGGAGGCAGGGAATTGCCAGAAAGCTTATCTGTCTGCTACTCGATTCCTTAAACACAAACTGTAAACTGGTCTACTTACATGTACAGAGCACAAATGATGTTGCAATTAACTTTTACCAGTGGCAGAACTTTCAAGAGTATAGCAAAGTTCCTGGTTACTATACAATTAATGATACGCCGGCTGATGCATTAGTTTATACTTATCCAATCCACGGTGGACCTACTGAACTAGTTCCCTGGactgatttatttttaaattctattTATATGATGTATGATTGGACCTACACTCAATTCCAAAAATTGTTCTCGTATGTTAAGGAGAATTTCACATAA